From a single Mobula birostris isolate sMobBir1 chromosome 13, sMobBir1.hap1, whole genome shotgun sequence genomic region:
- the LOC140208630 gene encoding LOW QUALITY PROTEIN: NACHT, LRR and PYD domains-containing protein 3-like (The sequence of the model RefSeq protein was modified relative to this genomic sequence to represent the inferred CDS: substituted 1 base at 1 genomic stop codon) yields MAEVASKGGVPEATTSGKQMGPSSVITELLASCDDFQLLLLMDFYQDRLEQAMLPDPSTDPWRPLNAHSEWSSSQFSDAGINEFKWKYGRNFSFGKTVPCDGRMSARTGTSSVVNGVSLALTAENQFSGEEHRKISDLADKGERADSSKLLLSLVMEKGSRAWRVMWETVVKMRNCVPTFDEILKEIQEYGCDPSHRPSPAQLSLKGLNELNVRSSVITELLASWDDSQLLQLTDFYWDRLEQAMEGGVHGVSLVLTAENQFSGEEHRKISDLADKGERADSSKLLLSLVMEKGSRARRVMWDTFVKIRNCVPNLDKILKEIQTYGCDPSPRPIPAQLLLEVLSKLKDVQQKHKETLRAHTETLRVNTILMREKVKVFQLVDRYAELTVISTVRDRRLVEHELLARGRDHEEXRVKHLRRELEKLRTDRLFQSSFSRSNSKSGSSAAVAGVAGIGKTTMVQKIVYDWATGKIYQQFQFVFSFKFRDLNSINCRINLRELILDQYPHFGNLLREVWKNPEGLLFILDGLDEFKHRIDFADSRRDTEPKHQCSDPEWWCEVSDIVYSLIQGKLLPGCSVLVTTRPTALHLLEKADICVWAEILGFSGEERKEYFIRHFEDQTVAAAVFKHVKENEILYTMSYNPSYCWILVLALGPFFTQKVRDPQRVPKTITQLYSYYIYNVLKNHGREIENPRDVLLRVGQMAFRGVFDKKIVFTDGDLINYNLQPSQFLSGFLMELLEREDSVRSVVYTFPHLTIQEFVAAVSQFLNPHPGDIVKFLTEAHSTTDGRFEVFLRFVAGLSSPMTARGLEEFLGPFPHETTCRVIDWVKEEVKRQSGNSSEAGKRSLLNTLHYLFESQNSGLAQAALGSVETLSFREMTLNPVDCAVLSHVIRFCDTIKLLDLFRCHIQCEGIQRLGPGLYKCQELRYLNLSLNLNCETVPLCCFNVRNCDKCPGFGQ; encoded by the exons GTCCGAGCTCAGTGATCACCGAGCTCCTGGCAAGCTGTGACGATTTCCAGCTGCTGCTGTTGATGGATTTCTACCAGGACAGGCTGGAGCAGGCGATGCTCCCggatcccagtacagatccctggcGGCCGCTCAATGCTCACAGCGAGTGGAGCAGTTCACAGTTCTCTGACGCTGGAATAAACGAGTTTAAATGGAAATACGGCAGGAACTTTAGTTTCGGGAAGACTGTACCGTGTGACGGCAGGATGTCAGCGAGGACTGGGACATCATCAGTGGTGAACGGAGTGAGCCTGGCGTTAACGGccgagaatcagttcagtggagaggaacatcgg AAAATCTCTGATCTTGCTGATAAGGGAGAGCGGGCAGACAGTTCTAAACtcctcctgagcctggtgatggagaaaggctcccgcgcctggagggtgatgtgggaaacGGTTGTGAAAATGCGGAATTGTGTCCCAACGTTTGACGAAATACTGAAGGAAatacaggaatatg GTTGTGATCCTTCCCATCGGCCAAGTCCCGCTCAACTTTCACTAAAGGGTCTCAATGAGCTGAACG TTCGGAGCTCAGTGATCACCGAGCTCCTGGCAAGCTGGGACGATTCCCAACTGCTGCAGCTGACGGATTTCTACTGGGACAGGCTGGAGCAGGCGATGGAAGGAGGGGTGCACGGAGTGAGCCTGGTGTTAACGGccgagaatcagttcagtggagaggaacatcgg AAAATCTCTGATCTCGCTGATAAGGGAGAGCGGGCGGACAGTTCTAAACtcctcctgagcctggtgatggagaaaggctcccgcgcccggagggtgatgtgggacACCTTTGTGAAAATACGGAATTGTGTCCCAAATTtggacaaaatactgaaggaaataCAGACATATG GTTGTGATCCCTCCCCTCGACCAATTCCTGCTCAACTTTTACTAGAGGTCCTCAGTAAGTTGAAAG atgttcaacagaaacacaaggagactctgcgggcacatactgaaacactgagagtgaacacgatcctgatgagggagaaggtgaaggttttccagctggttgatcgatacgctgagctcacggtcatttctactgttcgagatcggagactggtggaacatgagctgctggcaagaggcagagaccacgaggagtgaAGAGTGAAACATCTCCGCAGAGAGCTGGAGAAACTCCGGACAGATCGGTTgttccagagcagcttttcccggagtaactccaaatctgggagttcggcagcagtggccggagttGCGGGGATTGGAAAAACAACAATGGttcaaaagattgtttatgactgggccacagggaaaatataccaacaattccagtttgtcttcagtttcaagtTCCGGGATTTAAACTCTATTAACTGCAGAATAAACCTGagggaactgattctggatcagtatcctCACTTTGGGAATTTACTcagagaggtctggaagaacccagagggattgctgtttatattggatggtttggatgaattcaaacacagaatcgattttgctgacagtcggagagatacagaacccaagcaccagtgctcagatccagagtggtggtgtgaagtgtctgacattgtgtacagtttaatccagggcaagctgctcccagggtgttcagtgctggtgaccacccgccccactgcgttacatttattggaaaaggcTGATATCtgtgtctgggctgaaatcctgggattttctggtgaggaacggaaggaatatttcatcaggcattttgaagatcagacggtggcagcagctgttttcaaacacgtgaaggagaacgagatcctgtacaccatgagctacaacccctcctactgctggatcctcgttctggcactgggccccttcttcacacaaaaagtcagggacccgcagcgagttcccaagaccatcacccaactgtattcctactatatttacaacgtcctgaaaaaccacggccgtgagatagagaacccccgtgatgtgttactcagggttggtcagatggccttcagaggagtgttcgataagaagattgtgtttacagatggagatttgatcaactacaatctgcagccttcccagttcctgtccgggttcctgatggagcttttggagagagaggattctgtCCGGagtgtggtgtacacattcccacacctcaccatccaagagtttgtagctgcagtctcacaattcctgaatccacatcccggggatattgtgaaattcctcactgaagcccacagcacgacagatgggcgatttgaggtatttctccgttttgttgctggtctctcctccccaatgacagctcggggcctggaggagtttctgggccCATTTCCTCATGaaacaacctgccgggtgattgactgggtgaaggaggaggttaaacgccagagtggaaacagcagtgaagctggtaaaaggagcctcctgaacacattgcactacctgtttgagtctcagaatagtggactggctcaggccgcactgggatctgtggaaacactttcattccGTGAAATGACACTGAATCCGGttgactgcgcggtcctgtctcatgtcatcagattctgtgatacaataaaactGCTGGACCTGTTTCGctgccacattcagtgtgaaggaatccagcggctgggacccgggctgTACAAGTGCCAGGAGCTGAGGTATCTGAATTTATCTCTCAATCTGAACTGTGAAACTGTTCCATTGTGTTGTTTCAATGTAAGGAACTGTGACAAATGCCCAGGGTTCGGTCAGTAA